The following are from one region of the Prionailurus bengalensis isolate Pbe53 chromosome A2, Fcat_Pben_1.1_paternal_pri, whole genome shotgun sequence genome:
- the LOC122487999 gene encoding small nuclear ribonucleoprotein F-like, with the protein MSLPLDPKHFLNGLTGRPVMVKLKGEWSTKATLVSVDGYMNMQLANTEEHIDGVLSGHLGEVF; encoded by the coding sequence ATGAGTTTGCCCCTCGACCCCAAACATTTCCTGAATGGATTAACAGGAAGGCCGGTAATGGTGAAACTTAAGGGGGAATGGAGTACAAAGGCTACCTTGGTATCTGTAGATGGCTATATGAACATGCAGCTTGCAAACACAGAAGAACACATAGACGGAGTATTGTCTGGACATTTGGGTGAAGTTTTTTAA